From the genome of Acidaminococcus sp.:
GCAGGCGCGGAATCATGCGGACAGCGTTTTCGTCGTCGCCTTCATCCAGGCCCATGATGGCTTTAATTTGTTTTTTGTTTTCGGCGGAGCAGGCAGCGCATTTTACAGCACCCGGTTCCTTGCCGGAAACAATCGCATCAGCCATGGAAGCGCAGCCGGCGTAGCCGCAGCCGCCACAGTTGGCGCCAGGCAGCAGGCCGACGATCTGCCCGATACGGGGATCTTCTTCAACGGCAAATTTCTTGCTGGCCGTGGCCAGTACCAGACCGAAGACACCGCCCAGTACTGCGACCAGAATAGCAGCAGTTATAATCATAGTGTTCAGCTCCTAACTCAATGGATACCGCTCATTCCCATCATGGAGATGGACATGCAGCTGGCAGTGATCAAAGCAATAGGAAGGTTCTGCAGGCACTTGGGTAGGGCCTTTTCGTTCAGACGTTCACGGATGCAGGAGAACAGCAGGATAGCCATCGTATAACCGATGGAAGTACCGATGGAGTTCACGCAGGAATCGATGAAGTTGTAATTGCTTTCTACGTTGATCAGGGCAATACCCAGGATAGCGCAGTTGGTGGTGATCAGAGGGAGGTAAATACCCATTGCCTTATGCAGGGCAGGCATTGCTTTCTTCATGAACATTTCAACCAGCTGTACCAGCGTAGCAATGGCCAGGATGAAGACCAGGGTCTTCAAATATTCCAGATGGAACGGAACCAGGAGCAGGTGGTAGCAAGCGTAGGAAAGCATGGTAGCCAGCAGCATTACGAAGGATACTGCGGCGCTCATCCCTACAGAGTTCTTGAAGTTCTTGGACACGCCCAGAAAGGAGCACATACCAAGGAACCGGGACAAGATGATGTTGGAAACGAAGATGGAACTAAAGAGAATGCCAAAAGTACCGTTCATTAATGAGCACCTCTTTCCTTGAAGTAGTTAACTGCGGCGAATACAAAGCCCATGGTAAGGAATGCACCGGCCGGCAGAATGAAGATCAGGATAGGCTGATAGGATGCAGGCAGAACGACATGGTCGAACAGTTTGCCGGAACCAATCAGTTCACGGAAGAAAGCGATGCAGCACAGAGCGAAGGAATAGCCAATGCCCATGCCGATAGCATCGAGTGCGGAAGCAACAATTCCATGGTCGCAGGCGAAAGCTTCGGCACGACCCAGAACGATACAGTTAACAACGATCAGAGGAACGAATACGCCCAGAGCTGCATACAGCGCCGGAACAAAAGCGTTCATCAGCATTTCCAGTACAGTTACTACGGAAGCAATAACTACGATGTAGCAGGGAATGTGGATCTGGTCCGGGATGAGTTTCCGGATGGCAGCGATGATCATGTTGGTGAAAAACAGTACGAAGGTAAAGGCACAGCCCATACCGATTGCGTTTGTCAGGGAAGTACTCGTTGCCAGTGAAGGACATACACCTAACAGCTGAACGAACAACGGGTTTTCCTTGATGATACCTTTAGTTAATTCATGCAGCATATCAATCATTCCTTTCCGCCAGCATGGTTCTTCATGTAGTCCTCACGGGCCGCATTCAGACCGGAGACAACGCCTCTGGAGGTGATGGTGGCCGCCGTGATGGCTTTGACATCGTTCGGTTTAGCAGGATCTTGTTTGGTAACAACCAGAGCATCTTTCATAGGTTTACCCTTGAATTGCTCCTGCCATGCAGGGTCCGTGCTCTTGGCACCCAGACCAGGGGTTTCGCTGTGGCTCATGATTTTGATACCGGTCATTTTGTCTCCGTCCTTGGAGATGCCAAGCATGATGGTGATTTTTCCGCCGTAGCCGCTCGGGGTTACGGTGTAGATGTAACCATTGACTTTTCCGGACTTAGTGGATTGCTGCACGTCAGTGATAAGACCGCCGGGAGCCGGCAGTTTTTTCAGTTCACCAACGTCAGGAAGAACAACTTTGTAAGCGGCAAGAACATCTGCCTGATGTTTTTTAGCAATGGTATCCTTGGTGCCTTCGTTTGCGGCTGCGACCAGACCTACGCTGACGCCGCAGATGACGGCCAGGATGCCCGTGTATTTAACAAAGAGGTTACTCATTTCTTCTGACCTCCTCCGAAGGATACATTCCGTACGAAACGGTCAATCATAGGAGTGACCATGTTCATCATCAGGATAGAGTAGCAGACACCTTCGGTGTAGCTGCCACGCAGACGAATCAGAGAGGTCAGGACGCCCAGACCGATAGCATAGATGATTTTGCCTTTTCTGGTGATCGGGGAAGTTACCCAGTCAGTAGCCATGAAGAAAGCACCAATCATCAGGCCGCCGGCACACAGATGGTACAGCGGGAAGACGGAAGGATACCCCATAACGGCACCGTAAATGCCGGTCAGGATGGCTACTGTCAGCAGATAGAAGACAGGAATGCGCCAATCGATAAGTTTCTTGTAGATGAGGTACAGACCGCCAAGAACAAGGGCCGGTACACAGGTTTCACCGAGGCTTCCGCCGACATTGCCCATGAACAGGGCACCCAGATCGGGGAGCTTGGCGGCAGCAGCGGCACCGCCGCTTTGCCAGATTGTTTCAGTAGCTCTCATGACAGCCAGCGGCGTAGCAGCCGTCGTGCCGTCTACCGGAGAAATAAAGGTGGTCATCTGCTGAGGGAAAGATGCCAGCAGGATGGCACGGCCGATATGAGCCGGGTTGAAGATGTTGCAGCCCAGACCGCCGAACACAGCCTTGCCGATAACGATGGCAAAGAAGCTGCCGATTGCGGCGAACAGGGGAGAGAAGGTCGGGGGCAGGCACATAGCCAGCAGCAGACCGGTCAGAGCGGCAGAGCCATCACTGATCGTATTGGGCTTACCCATGACCTTATTTGCTAATGTTTCAAATACGATTGCAGAAATCATGCAAGTGACCATCACAATCACTGCATTCATACGGAAATAATAGATAGAAGCGAGAACTGCAGGTACCAGGGCCAGCATCACTTCTTTCATGGACTTGCTGATGGTCAGCCCGCAATGCATATGCGGGGAAGAGGAAACGAGAACCATCGGCTTTGGCTCTTTGATAGGTTCCATAGTTTATATCCAGTCCTTTCGCGTTATTTATTTACTCAGTTTATAGAACGGGTTGTGACCGCCGTCACCTTTTCCTCTGACAAACTGCTTACCCATACGGATGTATTGGACCAGAGGAATGTGTGCCGGGCAGACAAATGCACAAGAACCGCATTCGATGCAGGCGTGGCAGTAGAATCTTTCTGCTTCGTCCCAATCCTGCTTCTTGACGGCTTGTACAATTTCCGTCGGTTCCAGTCTCATCGGGCATGCATCTACGCAGCGTGCGCAGTGTACGCAGGGACCGGGTTCTACATAAACGGCGAAAGGAGATTTGCTGTTGAATACGAGCAGACCGCCGGAACCTTTGGTAATCGGATAATCCAGAGAGTTGACGGCAAAGCCCATCATCATACCGCCGGAAATAATCTTGCCGGGTTCACCTTCAAGACCACCGGCTGCCAGGTTGATGGCATCGCTGTAAAGCGTACCCAGACGGACAATGTAGTTGCCCGGCTTCTTGACGCCGTCACCGCTGATGGTAACGACTCTTTCCACCATCGGGATGTTCTTCTTCACAGC
Proteins encoded in this window:
- a CDS encoding RnfABCDGE type electron transport complex subunit D, translating into MEPIKEPKPMVLVSSSPHMHCGLTISKSMKEVMLALVPAVLASIYYFRMNAVIVMVTCMISAIVFETLANKVMGKPNTISDGSAALTGLLLAMCLPPTFSPLFAAIGSFFAIVIGKAVFGGLGCNIFNPAHIGRAILLASFPQQMTTFISPVDGTTAATPLAVMRATETIWQSGGAAAAAKLPDLGALFMGNVGGSLGETCVPALVLGGLYLIYKKLIDWRIPVFYLLTVAILTGIYGAVMGYPSVFPLYHLCAGGLMIGAFFMATDWVTSPITRKGKIIYAIGLGVLTSLIRLRGSYTEGVCYSILMMNMVTPMIDRFVRNVSFGGGQKK
- a CDS encoding electron transport complex subunit E is translated as MLHELTKGIIKENPLFVQLLGVCPSLATSTSLTNAIGMGCAFTFVLFFTNMIIAAIRKLIPDQIHIPCYIVVIASVVTVLEMLMNAFVPALYAALGVFVPLIVVNCIVLGRAEAFACDHGIVASALDAIGMGIGYSFALCCIAFFRELIGSGKLFDHVVLPASYQPILIFILPAGAFLTMGFVFAAVNYFKERGAH
- a CDS encoding RnfABCDGE type electron transport complex subunit G; this translates as MSNLFVKYTGILAVICGVSVGLVAAANEGTKDTIAKKHQADVLAAYKVVLPDVGELKKLPAPGGLITDVQQSTKSGKVNGYIYTVTPSGYGGKITIMLGISKDGDKMTGIKIMSHSETPGLGAKSTDPAWQEQFKGKPMKDALVVTKQDPAKPNDVKAITAATITSRGVVSGLNAAREDYMKNHAGGKE
- a CDS encoding RnfABCDGE type electron transport complex subunit A, whose amino-acid sequence is MNGTFGILFSSIFVSNIILSRFLGMCSFLGVSKNFKNSVGMSAAVSFVMLLATMLSYACYHLLLVPFHLEYLKTLVFILAIATLVQLVEMFMKKAMPALHKAMGIYLPLITTNCAILGIALINVESNYNFIDSCVNSIGTSIGYTMAILLFSCIRERLNEKALPKCLQNLPIALITASCMSISMMGMSGIH